A single window of Brachyhypopomus gauderio isolate BG-103 chromosome 21, BGAUD_0.2, whole genome shotgun sequence DNA harbors:
- the LOC143485182 gene encoding uncharacterized protein LOC143485182 isoform X2 yields MGQSKSQHKKSVSSEEHEKKKPRILGQYRKKKNGKNRDHISARIFTQLLLLFTCCGRKGLKKRNTTSDADIHKDTRKKYVKKDGLTTASVDPDTMVQASSRKMEPADVHFKITAPGKSQTLLTNKTAVSCANDCDKLIEEVEAMFAKTNKTAVSCANDWDKLIEEVEAMFAKTNKTAVSCANDCDKLIEEVEAMLAMELASSRQMEPADVNLLITAPGKSQAPLTNKTAVSCVNDCDKLIEEVEAMLAMEDLNSSSQMEPADVNF; encoded by the exons ATGGGTCAGTCCAAATCCCAACATAAGAAAAGTGTTTCTTCTGAAGAGCATGAAAAGAAAAAGCCTAGGATATTGGGTCAATATAGGAAGAAGAAAAACGGCAAGAACCGAGACCACATCTCTGCCAGAATCTTCACGCAGCTTTTGCTGCTGTTCACTTGCTGCGGTCGGAAGGGTTTGAAGAAACGGAACACCACCTCAGATGCGGACATACATAAGG ACACCAGAAAAAAATATGTGAAAAAGGATGGCTTGACTACTGCGAGTGTTGATCCAGACACA ATGGTCCAGGCTTCTTCGAGAAAAATGGAACCTGCAGATGTTCATTTTAAGATCACAGCTCCTGGAAAGAGTCAAACTCTGTTGACTAATAAGACTGCAGTTTCCTGTGCCAATGACTGTGATAAGCTGATTGAGGAGGTGGAGGCCATGTTTGCTAAG ACTAATAAGACTGCAGTTTCCTGTGCCAATGACTGGGATAAGCTGATTGAGGAGGTGGAGGCCATGTTTGCTAAG ACTAATAAGACTGCAGTTTCCTGTGCCAATGACTGTGATAAGCTGATTGAGGAGGTGGAGGCCATGTTAGCTATG GAGCTGGCTTCTTCGAGACAAATGGAACCTGCAGATGTGAATTTGCTGATCACAGCTCCTGGAAAGAGTCAAGCTCCATTGACTAATAAGACTGCAGTTTCCTGTGTCAATGACTGTGATAAGCTAATTGAGGAGGTGGAGGCCATGTTAGCTATG GAGGACCTGAATTCTTCAAGCCAAATGGAACCTGCAGATGTGAATTTTTAG
- the LOC143485182 gene encoding uncharacterized protein LOC143485182 isoform X1 — protein sequence MGQSKSQHKKSVSSEEHEKKKPRILGQYRKKKNGKNRDHISARIFTQLLLLFTCCGRKGLKKRNTTSDADIHKDTRKKYVKKDGLTTASVDPDTMVQASSRKMEPADVHFKITAPGKSQTLLTNKTAVSCANDCDKLIEEVEAMFAKTNKTAVSCANDWDKLIEEVEAMFAKITALRKSQALLTNKTAVSCANDWDKLIEEAEAMFAKTNKTAVSCANDCDKLIEEVEAMLAMELASSRQMEPADVNLLITAPGKSQAPLTNKTAVSCVNDCDKLIEEVEAMLAMEDLNSSSQMEPADVNF from the exons ATGGGTCAGTCCAAATCCCAACATAAGAAAAGTGTTTCTTCTGAAGAGCATGAAAAGAAAAAGCCTAGGATATTGGGTCAATATAGGAAGAAGAAAAACGGCAAGAACCGAGACCACATCTCTGCCAGAATCTTCACGCAGCTTTTGCTGCTGTTCACTTGCTGCGGTCGGAAGGGTTTGAAGAAACGGAACACCACCTCAGATGCGGACATACATAAGG ACACCAGAAAAAAATATGTGAAAAAGGATGGCTTGACTACTGCGAGTGTTGATCCAGACACA ATGGTCCAGGCTTCTTCGAGAAAAATGGAACCTGCAGATGTTCATTTTAAGATCACAGCTCCTGGAAAGAGTCAAACTCTGTTGACTAATAAGACTGCAGTTTCCTGTGCCAATGACTGTGATAAGCTGATTGAGGAGGTGGAGGCCATGTTTGCTAAG ACTAATAAGACTGCAGTTTCCTGTGCCAATGACTGGGATAAGCTGATTGAGGAGGTGGAGGCCATGTTTGCTAAG ATCACAGCTCTTAGAAAGAGTCAAGCTTTGTTGACTAATAAGACTGCAGTTTCCTGTGCCAATGACTGGGATAAACTGATTGAGGAGGCGGAGGCCATGTTTGCTAAG ACTAATAAGACTGCAGTTTCCTGTGCCAATGACTGTGATAAGCTGATTGAGGAGGTGGAGGCCATGTTAGCTATG GAGCTGGCTTCTTCGAGACAAATGGAACCTGCAGATGTGAATTTGCTGATCACAGCTCCTGGAAAGAGTCAAGCTCCATTGACTAATAAGACTGCAGTTTCCTGTGTCAATGACTGTGATAAGCTAATTGAGGAGGTGGAGGCCATGTTAGCTATG GAGGACCTGAATTCTTCAAGCCAAATGGAACCTGCAGATGTGAATTTTTAG